AGCGCGCGCCGGCGCCTGATGAATCCGCGCTATGGGTCGAGGGCCTCGACCTGATCTCCGGTGCGGCGGTCGTGATGCCGGAAGACGTCGTGCGCGTCGCCGATGTTCCGGGTTGCCGCTACTGGCAGACCAGCGACGGCCTCGGCACCGGCTCCAACATCCTCGAGGCATCCATCCACGGCCTCTGCGAAATCGTCGAGCGCGACGCGATGGCGCTGTGGTCCTTCCTCGGCGACGACGAAGTCGCCCGCCGCGAGGTCACGCCGGGCATGCTCGGCGACACCGTCGCCGACATGGCCGCCCGGATCGCCGCCGCCGGCTTCCGTCTTCGCCTGTTCGACGCGACGTCCGACATCCGCGTGCCGACGTACCTGGCGGTGCTGATCGACGACGAGCGCAAGCGCGCCGGCTTGAAATACGTCGATGTCGCGAGCGGCAGCGGCGCGCATCCTGTCGCCACCCGCGCTGCGCTCCGCGCCATCACCGAGGCGGTGCAGACGCGGCTCACCACGATCACCGGCTCGCGCGACGACGTCGACCCCGGCGAGTACGCCCGCGCCCTGCCGCCCGACCTGCGCCTCTACGCCGGCGACGGCGTGCCGCGCGAGGCGGTCGGCGCCGGCTACACCGGCGAGCGCGATCTCGTCGCCTATCATGACTGGCTGGTCGCGCGCGTGCGCGATGCCGGCGTCCGTTCGCTGGTGCTGGTCGAGCTCGAGGCGCCGGATTTTCCGTTCGTCATCGCGCGTGTCGTGGCGCCCGATCTCGAGCAGGACCCGCGCAGCGGCAACCGCAAGCCCGGCCGCCGTCTCGTCCGCGCCATGCTGAGGGCCGCATGAAAATCGTCTTCGCCGGACCAAGCTTGCCCGATGCCGCCGACCACGCTGCGATCGCGCAGGTCCGCGGCCCGGCAGCGCTCGGCGATGTTGCCAAGGCCGTGCTCGAAGGCGCCACCGTCATCGGCATCGTCGATGGATATTTCGAGAACATTGCCTCCGTCTGGCACAAGGAGATCCTGTACGCGCTGTCGCAGGGCGTCACCGTCATGGGCGGCGCCAGCATGGGCGCGCTCCGCGCCGCCGAGTGCGCGCCCTACGGCATGGTCGGCGTCGGCGCCGTCTTCCGGGCCTACGCCAGCGGCGCGCTCATCGACGACGACGCGGTCGGCCAGGTGCACGGGCCGGAGGAACTGGGCTACATCGCGCTGACCGAGCCTCTGGTGAACATCGCCGCGACGCTCGCCGGCCTCCGCGACCGCGCGCTGATCTCCGGTGCCGAGCACGACGCGCTGCTCGTGACTGCGACTGGCGCCTTCTTCAAGCAGCGCACCTGGCCCAAAATCGTGGCCGCGACCGCCATCGATTCGCCGCGGCGGGGGGAAATCGCGCGGCTGGTTAACGAAAATCGCCGCGACCTGAAACGCGAGGATGCGATTGCCGTGGTGGCGGCCGTGGAAGCCGCGCCGGACGCCAGAATCGGCCCGCCGGCGGCCTGGAAATTCACCGAAACCCAGATGTGGACGCGCCTGCTCGACGGGTGGCGGCGGGATATGGCGGCCGCCGCGGCGTGAGCCTTGTCACGTTCGCGTAACGCCCCCTCGGCTTGCGTCGCCGCCAACGGGAAATGGCTGGGAGTGCTTGGAAGTGAAGACTACCGAACGCGAAGCGCTGAAGCGGCTGATCGAATACGCGCGTCTGGAAGCGGAGACGCAGCACGAAAGCTTCGCCGCCTATCTCCTGGCGCTGGCCACCCGCGCCCTCGACAATCCGATGCACGCCGAAAGCGGCGCCGAGCAGAGCCTCGGCCGGATGCAGTAGCGGCGCTTACCGCGCCGCCTCCGCGTAGGCAACGCTGCGCTTCGGTAGCACCCAGTTCGGCCGGATGAAGTGGCACGTATAGCCGTTGGGGTAGTGCAGGAGATAATCCTGATGCTCCGGCTCGGCTTCCCAGAACGGCCCGGCCGGCGTCACCTCCGTCACCACCTTGCCCGGCCACAGGCCTGACGCTTCGACGTCGGCGATGGTGTCCTCGGCAGTCTGCCGCTGCGCCTCGCTCGTATAGAAGATTGCCGAGCGGTAGCTCGTCCCGACATCGTTGCCCTGCCGGTTGCGCGTGGTCGGATCGTGAATCTGGAAGAAGAATTCCAGCAGCCGGCGGAAGCTGATGACGTTCGGGTCGAAGACCACCTCGAGCGTCTCGGCGTGGGTGCCGTGGTTGCGGTAGGTCGCGTTGGGCACGTCGCCGCCCGAGTACCCGGTGCGGCTGGAGATGACGCCCGGCTGGCGGCGGATGAGGTCCTGGACGCCCCAGAAGCATCCGCCCGCGAGCAGGGCCCGTTCTGTCGTTGCCATGGTAACGCTCCTCTTTCTTTGCCGGCGCCGTCCGGCCAAGGCGTGCGGCGCCCGCCAGCCGCATCAAGGTATAGCGTGCGCAGAGAAATGAAACCCGGCACCGCTAAGTGATTGTAGAGTCTGGATTTTTCAGGTGGCAGCGGACTCGGCGCCGCGCCCGCGCTCGCCGAGGGGAGGTATTTACCTTTGGCTGTAGAGGTACAGAACTACCCGTTTCAGAAAACGCCCGTTAACGGCCGCACGGTAAATTGCGGCATGGAGCGAGCCCGCACCAAAGCCGCGAGCGCCAAGGTCGTTTCCCAGGATCGGGCCGACACCTGGCAGCGCAAGGCAGTGGAAAAGACCCTAGTCGGCATGGCCCTGATCGACCTCGAGGGCCGGTTGGTCCAGGCCAATGACGCCTTCCACGACATCGTCGGCTGTGCGCGCGGCGAGGGCCCGGGTCGGGATATCAAAAGCCTCATGGTCGGCGCCGACGCCGCGAGCGTTCTCCGGATCATCTACCTGGCTTCGGGCGAGAGCGACGACAATCGTGCCGAATGTCAGTTGATCCGCGGCGATGGCGTCACCGTCTGGGTCTCTGCGCGCGCATGCCTGCTCAAGGCGGATCGCCCCGGCGAACCCGCCCACATCAGCGTGCAGATCATCGACATCGACGGCCAGAAGCGCGCCGAAGCGGCGGTGGCCTATTCGGAGAGCCGCCTCGCCTATGCCCTGGAGTCGGCTGGACAGGGCGTATGGGACTACGATCTGCGTACCGACCAGATGTACTACTCGCGCATGTGGCGGTTCATGCGCGGCATTCCGCTTGATGAACCGATCGACCCGGGCATGGAGGTCTGGCTGACCCGGGTACATCCAGACGACGTGCCGCGGGTGCGCGCCGCCGCCCCCAAGCAGGCCTTTGGCGAGCATGAATACAACACGATCGAGTATCGCGAGCGCCATCGCGACGGCCACTATGTCTGGATACTGAGCCGCGGCCGGCCGGTGGAATGGGGCGCCAACGGCATCGCCGTTCGCACTATTGGCACCGACACCGACATCACGCGGCTGAAGCTCGCCGAGGAAGAGCTCGCGGCCGAGAAGGAACGCCTTCGCGTAACCCTCGAATCCATCGGTGACGGCGTCATCTCGACCGATGCCGCCGGCCGCGTGACGTTCATGAACACCATCGCGGCCATGATGACGGACTGGAACCCCGCGGACGCCGCCGGCCGCACGCTCGAGCAGGTCTTTTCCGTTTTCGAGGAAGAGTCAGGCCGCGCCGCGGCCAGCCCGGTCGCCAGATGCCTCGCGGAAGGCAAGCTGGTCTGCCTCGACTCCAATCTCGTCCTGATCGGCCGGGACAATGAGAGGCGCGACGTGCGTGCCACCGCGGCGCCGTTGCAGATGCCCGACGGCCGCATCATCGGCGCGGTGCTCGTGTTCCAGGATGTCACCACCAGTCGCAAGCTGCAGAAGGAACTCGCCCACTCGGCCACCCCACGACGTCCTGACCGAGCTGCACAATCGGCTCGCCTTTGAGCGGGCGCTCACCGTGGCAAGCCAGCGGGCCCGGCGCGAGCAGCGCAGTTATGCGCTTTGCCTCGTTGATCTCGATCGCTTCAAGGCCGTCAACGACAACGCGGGACATGCCGCCGGCGACGCGCTGCTGCGCCGGATCGCCGACGTCCTCCGGCGCTCGTGCCGCCGCCAGGATTTCGCCGCGCGCATTGGCGGCGACGAGTTCGCGCTCCTGCTGTCGGACTGCTCGGCCAGCGCTGCCGCCCACGTGATGCAGGAGGTTGTCGATGCGGTCGCGACATTGGGCTTCGAATGGGACGGAACCGGCTACTCGGTCGGCGCCAGCATCGGCATCACCACGATCGGCAGCGACTCCCCCGGCCTGCCCGAGATCATGTCCCAGGCAGATGCGGCCTGCTACACGTCCAAGGCCGCCGGCCGCGGCCGCGTGTCGGTCTACGACCCTGTAGCGAGCGCGACGTAGCCGCCGGCTCAAGCGCGGCGGCGATCTCAGATCGCCCGAACTTCGGCCAGCCGCTTGATCGAGTGTTCGTCGTCCCAGCAGACGGCGGCTTCCCAGGCCGCTGATGCCTGCGCGGCGATGTCGTGCGCGCTGCCCTCAAGGCCGGCGGCGTTGTAGGGCAGCACCAGGTCGAGGTCGGGGACGTCGACGTGCGACTCGTCCCAGTCGATCAGCGCAACCCGTCCCGCCGTCACGCGAATGTTGCGCGGGTTGGGGTCGCCGTGGACGACGCATGTCTGGCGCCCAACGAGCCGTGCCCACGCTGCCCGGCATCGGGCGACCGCCTCGGCCGGCATCCGGCTAAGGTCGATCCGCGTCCCGGTCTCGGCGTGCAGCAGGTCGGTCGACGATCGCCAGCCCGGGCGCTGCGGCCAGCCCTCCGTCAATCGATGCAGCGCGCGAAGCGTGTCGGCCACGCGCCGCCAGTCGGCCTCCGTCTCGGGCGGTCCACCCTCCACGTATGTCATCACCACCAGACCATCCACGAACAGCCGGCCGTCCGTCGTGGGTATCGGCACCGGCACGGTCAGGCCTTCGCGGTCGAGGTGTTGCAGCAGCCCCGTCTCCCACGCGAGATCGGCGTCGCTCCTGGAGCCGAGACGAGCGACCGCAGGCTGCCCGTGGATACGCACGCTCCACACATCGTTGGCGACGCCGCCGGAAAGCCGCTCGACGCGCGCCGCATCGTCACCCCACTGCCCGAGTGCATCCCATCCCGCTGGCGACATCCGATTGCCCCGGCGACCTAACGTGGCTGGCTGGCGGACGGGCAGTCAGCACAGAGCCCAGGAGACCGGGCGCAAGGCGCGTCGAAGCGCTCCCGCTCCATCACAACGCCAACCGGGGCGCATGCAGGGTGCTGGCACGCTGGTTGATCTTGAAGCCGAGATCAATGCTTCGCTCCTCCGGACGCCGCCCGCTTCCGCGAATGATTTCCAGCACAGCTTCTCCCGCGCGGCGCCCCATCTCGTAGCGCGGCGTGGCGACGGAAGTGAGCGTCGGCACCGTGCTGGCACAGAAATCGAGATCGTTCCATCCGACGATCGAGATATCGTCAGGCACGCGAATGCCACGGCGCTGGCATTCGAACAGGACACCGACCGCGATGTCGTCGTTGCAGCAGAACAGCGCCTCGATATCCGGCGCCTGTTCGAGCAGTTCGGCGAACAGTTGGCCGCCGAGTTCGATCGTCGAGGCCTCCGGCGTCGCCACTATCAGCGGCTCGAGCCCGGCGTCGCGCATGACGCTGGCATAGCCGTCCATGCGGCGGCGCGTGCGAATGTCGAGACGCGCGGCGATGTGGCCGACGCGGCGATGGCCCATGCCGAGCAGCAGACGCGTGGCGTCGCCGGCCGCCTCCACTTGGCGGAAGCCGATGTTCACATCGATCGGGTTGTCGGTGAGTTCCATCGTCTGCACGACGGGGACGCGCGCGCGCTCGAGCTGACGGCGCGAGGCGTCGGTCTGGTCGATGCCGGCCAGTATGATCGCCTCGGGATGGTGGCCGAGCAGCGTCGCGATTCCCTTCTCTTCCTCCTCTTCCCCGTAGCGCGAGTTGATGAGCAGCAACTGCAGGCCCGCCGGCAGGAACACGTCGTGCAGCGCGCGGAGGTAGGCGGGGAAAACGCCGTTGGTGAGCGACGGCACCAGGATGCCGACCGTGCCGGTACGTGCCGAAGCGAGCGCGCGGGCGAGCTGGTTGGGGATGTAGCCGATTTCGTTGATCGCGACCTCGATCCGGCGGCGCAGATCGCGCGAGACGGTCTCCGGCTGGCGCAGCGCCCGCGACACCGTCTTCGGGCTCACGCCCGCCAGCGCCGCGACGTCGCTCAGCGTCTCGCGGCGCGGCTTTTCGTCCTCCTCAGGGCCCCTCATCGATTCTTCCGTGTGCGGTTGTAACAGCGCATTCGCCCTGTTTAGGCGGTTAGCCCGGTCAGTCAACCACATCGGCGCAAAACAACGATGACAGCGCTGATGACAGCGCTGTTGACAGCGCTGTCAGGACATGTAGTGATGCACTTGGGGTCGCGACGAGACGAGGGCAGTGGGGCGATGAGCCCGAACAAGCTTCGCCGATCGCGATTGCCACGGGACCGCAGTCCTTGAACGCGTCGTCGGTCAAGCGATGTGCCAACCAATTCGGGGGGACTCAAAACCAAGGCAGGATTCCGACCGGGACATTCCGGGTCGCGTTACGAGGTGCGCCGATCGCTCGGCGCGTCGTCCGCTGCCCCGATTTCCCACAGGCGCAATTCTTGCTGCTCGCTGCTTGGTGCAGCGGTCAGATCAACCGGGAATGAAGGAGGGGTATTTGTCTATTTCGAGAAATCTGGCGGTCGCTCTGGCGGTGACTTGTTCGCTCGCCACGGCGCCAGCGTTCGCCGAAGACCCAAAGTTCTTCAACGAAGCGCAGCCAATGTTCGACAACTGCGGTGACCCGTCGCTGGCGACGGCACAGAAGGACGGCATTACGGTCGGGTATTCCGTCGGCCCGCCCGGCGTCATCCTTGACGAGGCGACCAAGCAGGCGAGCGGCATCGACGTCGAGATCAACAATGCCGTGCTGGCGTGGCTCGGCATCACGAACGTCAAGAACGAGTTCCTGCCGTTCGAGGCGCTCATCCCGTCCCTCTTGTCCAAGCGCGTCGGCGTGATCGGTGCCGACCTGCACCACAACCCCAAGCGCGACCTGATCATCAGCTTCTCCGGTCCCGCATTCTGGTACGGCCCGGCGCTGATCGTCGCCAAGGGCAACCCGCTCGGCATCAAGAGCTACGATGACCTGAAGGGCAAGCGCGTCGGCGTCGTCACCAGCGCCGCGGCCGATCAGTACCTGCAGAGCGTCGGCATCACGACGACGTCGTTCAAGGATCAGTTCGGCGAATTCACCAGCCTGAACGACGGCCGCCTCGATGCCGTGGTCGAGGACGACATCGGCTTCAATCAGTTCGCCCAACAGAAGCCGGACAACAACCTCGAGGTCCTCCCCGCTGGGGTGCCGATGGCGCTCATCAACGGCGGCGGCTACGGCATGGCGCGCTTCGCCATCCGCAAGGAAGACTGCAGCCTGCGCGTCGCCTACACGACGGCGCTCGCCGAAATGCGCGCCAACGGCCAGGTACTTTCCATTCTCAAGAAGTACGGCCTGTCCGAGCGCAACATGAACTTGCCGACGCAGTAATCCGCTTTCTCCCGAAGCGGGCCGGGACGTCGTCGCCGATGGCGTCCCGGTTCTTCTGCTAGTCTCGAACCGTGAAAACGGTTGTCTGGCCGGGTTCGCCTGGCCGTGTTTCGGCGGGTCTTGTGCATGGAACTGCTCAATATCGATATTGCCCTCGAAGCCCTCGGGCCGCTGCTCGCCGGCCTTCTCGTTACCATCGAGCTCACCCTCATCATCATCGTTCTCAGTCTGGTGCTGGCGATGGTGGTCGCGCTCGCCGGCATGTCGCGCTTCGCGCCGCTGCGCTGGCTGATCAAGGCCTACATCGAGCTGGTGCGGAACACGCCGGCGTTGCTCCAGATCGTCTACATCTATTTCGTGCTGCCCGAAGTCGGCATCCGGCTCGACGCGTGGACCGCGATCATCATCGCCTTCACGCTCAACTATTCGGCCTATCTCTCCGAGGTCTATCGCGGCGGCATCCAGGCCGTCGGCAAGGGCCAGTACGACTCGGCCGCCGCGCTCGGCATGGGCCGCGCCCTTGCCATGCGACGCATCATCCTGCCGCAGGCCATCCGCGTCGTGATCCCGACGCTCGGCAACTATCTCATCTCGCTGTTCAAGGACACCGCGCTCGCCTCCGCC
The sequence above is drawn from the Bauldia sp. genome and encodes:
- a CDS encoding YcaO-like family protein, whose product is MPRPERGAARVRAHIAELQGRSGAHAGNDRALSSRQAADVARACFPQLGITRLARVTGLDRIGVPVWTAIRPNAASLSVSQGKGIDDDAAIASAIFEAAEIAVAERPHPAAFSASAASLAAAGRAVLDAGRYLRKGERAPAPDESALWVEGLDLISGAAVVMPEDVVRVADVPGCRYWQTSDGLGTGSNILEASIHGLCEIVERDAMALWSFLGDDEVARREVTPGMLGDTVADMAARIAAAGFRLRLFDATSDIRVPTYLAVLIDDERKRAGLKYVDVASGSGAHPVATRAALRAITEAVQTRLTTITGSRDDVDPGEYARALPPDLRLYAGDGVPREAVGAGYTGERDLVAYHDWLVARVRDAGVRSLVLVELEAPDFPFVIARVVAPDLEQDPRSGNRKPGRRLVRAMLRAA
- a CDS encoding TfuA-like protein, giving the protein MKIVFAGPSLPDAADHAAIAQVRGPAALGDVAKAVLEGATVIGIVDGYFENIASVWHKEILYALSQGVTVMGGASMGALRAAECAPYGMVGVGAVFRAYASGALIDDDAVGQVHGPEELGYIALTEPLVNIAATLAGLRDRALISGAEHDALLVTATGAFFKQRTWPKIVAATAIDSPRRGEIARLVNENRRDLKREDAIAVVAAVEAAPDARIGPPAAWKFTETQMWTRLLDGWRRDMAAAAA
- the msrA gene encoding peptide-methionine (S)-S-oxide reductase MsrA: MATTERALLAGGCFWGVQDLIRRQPGVISSRTGYSGGDVPNATYRNHGTHAETLEVVFDPNVISFRRLLEFFFQIHDPTTRNRQGNDVGTSYRSAIFYTSEAQRQTAEDTIADVEASGLWPGKVVTEVTPAGPFWEAEPEHQDYLLHYPNGYTCHFIRPNWVLPKRSVAYAEAAR
- a CDS encoding PAS domain S-box protein — translated: MAVEVQNYPFQKTPVNGRTVNCGMERARTKAASAKVVSQDRADTWQRKAVEKTLVGMALIDLEGRLVQANDAFHDIVGCARGEGPGRDIKSLMVGADAASVLRIIYLASGESDDNRAECQLIRGDGVTVWVSARACLLKADRPGEPAHISVQIIDIDGQKRAEAAVAYSESRLAYALESAGQGVWDYDLRTDQMYYSRMWRFMRGIPLDEPIDPGMEVWLTRVHPDDVPRVRAAAPKQAFGEHEYNTIEYRERHRDGHYVWILSRGRPVEWGANGIAVRTIGTDTDITRLKLAEEELAAEKERLRVTLESIGDGVISTDAAGRVTFMNTIAAMMTDWNPADAAGRTLEQVFSVFEEESGRAAASPVARCLAEGKLVCLDSNLVLIGRDNERRDVRATAAPLQMPDGRIIGAVLVFQDVTTSRKLQKELAHSATPRRPDRAAQSARL
- a CDS encoding diguanylate cyclase gives rise to the protein MASQRARREQRSYALCLVDLDRFKAVNDNAGHAAGDALLRRIADVLRRSCRRQDFAARIGGDEFALLLSDCSASAAAHVMQEVVDAVATLGFEWDGTGYSVGASIGITTIGSDSPGLPEIMSQADAACYTSKAAGRGRVSVYDPVASAT
- a CDS encoding phosphotransferase, encoding MSPAGWDALGQWGDDAARVERLSGGVANDVWSVRIHGQPAVARLGSRSDADLAWETGLLQHLDREGLTVPVPIPTTDGRLFVDGLVVMTYVEGGPPETEADWRRVADTLRALHRLTEGWPQRPGWRSSTDLLHAETGTRIDLSRMPAEAVARCRAAWARLVGRQTCVVHGDPNPRNIRVTAGRVALIDWDESHVDVPDLDLVLPYNAAGLEGSAHDIAAQASAAWEAAVCWDDEHSIKRLAEVRAI
- a CDS encoding LacI family DNA-binding transcriptional regulator, producing MRGPEEDEKPRRETLSDVAALAGVSPKTVSRALRQPETVSRDLRRRIEVAINEIGYIPNQLARALASARTGTVGILVPSLTNGVFPAYLRALHDVFLPAGLQLLLINSRYGEEEEEKGIATLLGHHPEAIILAGIDQTDASRRQLERARVPVVQTMELTDNPIDVNIGFRQVEAAGDATRLLLGMGHRRVGHIAARLDIRTRRRMDGYASVMRDAGLEPLIVATPEASTIELGGQLFAELLEQAPDIEALFCCNDDIAVGVLFECQRRGIRVPDDISIVGWNDLDFCASTVPTLTSVATPRYEMGRRAGEAVLEIIRGSGRRPEERSIDLGFKINQRASTLHAPRLAL
- a CDS encoding transporter substrate-binding domain-containing protein, with translation MFDNCGDPSLATAQKDGITVGYSVGPPGVILDEATKQASGIDVEINNAVLAWLGITNVKNEFLPFEALIPSLLSKRVGVIGADLHHNPKRDLIISFSGPAFWYGPALIVAKGNPLGIKSYDDLKGKRVGVVTSAAADQYLQSVGITTTSFKDQFGEFTSLNDGRLDAVVEDDIGFNQFAQQKPDNNLEVLPAGVPMALINGGGYGMARFAIRKEDCSLRVAYTTALAEMRANGQVLSILKKYGLSERNMNLPTQ
- a CDS encoding amino acid ABC transporter permease, translated to MELLNIDIALEALGPLLAGLLVTIELTLIIIVLSLVLAMVVALAGMSRFAPLRWLIKAYIELVRNTPALLQIVYIYFVLPEVGIRLDAWTAIIIAFTLNYSAYLSEVYRGGIQAVGKGQYDSAAALGMGRALAMRRIILPQAIRVVIPTLGNYLISLFKDTALASAVGIQELLYTSQIISARNYQYLTLYTMTGILYFIVCFPAARFVDYLERVTRRGYRRKRS